One Deltaproteobacteria bacterium DNA segment encodes these proteins:
- a CDS encoding transcriptional regulator, with amino-acid sequence MVNINKIIHERARLLILTYLASSEKKAVSFNELQKELDFTSGNLSIQLRKLQAADYLAIKKTFRNNKPYTSVKITPLGSEALYRYVEEMETLIHSLKR; translated from the coding sequence ATGGTCAACATCAACAAAATCATTCACGAACGCGCAAGATTGCTCATCTTGACTTATCTGGCCAGTAGTGAAAAAAAAGCTGTCAGCTTCAACGAACTCCAAAAGGAGCTCGATTTCACTTCTGGCAATTTATCTATTCAATTAAGGAAACTGCAGGCGGCCGATTACCTTGCCATCAAAAAAACCTTTAGAAACAATAAGCCTTACACAAGCGTAAAAATTACGCCTCTGGGTTCTGAGGCCCTATACCGCTACGTGGAGGAAATGGAAACCTTGATTCATTCGCTCAAAAGATAA